The genomic segment CCGTTCGCGACGGGCGCAACCAGATGTACATTCGGCAGAGCGCCGGGAATATTTGTGGTGGACCCGTTCGCTGCTTCCTTCTGCGCCAATCCAGTGCCGGCCGCGATGATCAGCCCCGCGATTGCCGCGCGCCCGAGAATTGGAATCAGTCGATCCATGATGTTCCTTCCCGTCCTCTCAGGGTGTAGAGATAAGCAGCGATGTCGTTAGCTTCATCCTGCGTAACTCCCAGCTCAGGCATTGCTGTCTTCGGTTCAACTTCTCGTGGGTGTTGAATCCAGTGCTTGAGATTAGACGGCGTGTTGGGCAGCTCGCCGGCGATCATGCTGCGCTCAGAGAAGAACATCAGCGGCGGCCCCACCTTGCCTCGCGCACCATGCACGCCCGGAATCATGTGGCACGCGCCGCAGCCGTAGCTCTGAATGAGTTGCTGTCCGTGCGCAGAGTTGCCAAGCTGCCCCACTGCTACCTCGCGCGTTGTCTTGCCTTCATTGCATCCGGCCAATGCGGCGCACATCGCCATGCAGGCCAGTGATGCGAAGCATGCGCGTACGTTCATCGCGCCCTCCAGCACAGATCGAGAAAAAGGGGCGGCAATGCCAGCCACAAAATTCCCATGCCCATGGTGACGGCCACGATTACTCCGCCAATCGCGAGGAACTCGCGCCGCTGCACTGCTTGCGAGTCGAGCACATGACGCTGCTCCGATAAGAAGCGCCACGTACGATATGAGGTGACGCCCGCAAAGACGGTGATGGCCAGCAGTGCG from the Occallatibacter riparius genome contains:
- a CDS encoding alkaline shock response membrane anchor protein AmaP, which codes for MSTTEPNLHVREGKPVPPRRLLFGTATAAVAWVLLGCADIVITWRACMVQEDYGIPTPRPDVRILYFVVALALLAITVFAGVTSYRTWRFLSEQRHVLDSQAVQRREFLAIGGVIVAVTMGMGILWLALPPLFLDLCWRAR
- a CDS encoding c-type cytochrome; translation: MNVRACFASLACMAMCAALAGCNEGKTTREVAVGQLGNSAHGQQLIQSYGCGACHMIPGVHGARGKVGPPLMFFSERSMIAGELPNTPSNLKHWIQHPREVEPKTAMPELGVTQDEANDIAAYLYTLRGREGTSWID